From Candidatus Eremiobacteraceae bacterium, one genomic window encodes:
- a CDS encoding NlpC/P60 family protein, producing MRSLAVFSVLAAFVAVCAMPAGAANLVHTVVAGDTLWTIARANNVSVAQLEALNHLTDASILQIGESVVLRTAQVRPTKVAARHASASVRHSKTVVAQRVSTPEPGAMKNAVWFATHTGEAPPPPVSVSFEVARRILAFDERVTHTALRYIGVPYVWGGTSFGGVDCSGFVYAVFEHNGIDVPRTADSQFEVGRPVATRDLQPGDLVFFQTYAPGASHVGIYLGGGRFVHASASDGVRIDELSMDYYASRYIGARRLIH from the coding sequence TTGCGATCTCTCGCTGTTTTTAGCGTTCTCGCGGCCTTTGTCGCCGTTTGTGCGATGCCCGCTGGGGCTGCGAATCTCGTCCACACAGTTGTGGCCGGAGATACGCTTTGGACCATCGCGCGGGCGAATAACGTCTCAGTCGCGCAGCTCGAGGCGCTCAACCACCTCACCGACGCCAGCATTTTGCAGATCGGTGAATCCGTCGTGCTGCGAACCGCGCAGGTAAGACCGACGAAGGTCGCCGCGCGTCACGCATCTGCAAGCGTGCGGCACTCCAAGACTGTTGTCGCGCAGCGGGTCTCGACGCCCGAACCCGGAGCGATGAAGAACGCCGTTTGGTTTGCGACGCACACCGGCGAAGCGCCGCCGCCGCCCGTCTCCGTAAGTTTCGAAGTCGCACGGCGCATCCTCGCTTTCGATGAGCGCGTGACGCACACCGCGCTGCGCTACATCGGCGTGCCGTACGTCTGGGGCGGCACGTCCTTCGGCGGCGTCGACTGTTCGGGCTTCGTGTACGCGGTCTTCGAGCATAACGGCATCGACGTACCGCGCACCGCCGATAGCCAGTTCGAAGTCGGCCGGCCCGTTGCGACTCGCGATCTGCAGCCCGGCGATCTCGTGTTCTTCCAGACGTACGCACCCGGCGCGTCGCACGTCGGCATCTATCTCGGCGGCGGCCGATTCGTCCACGCATCTGCGTCGGACGGCGTACGCATCGACGAACTCTCCATGGATTACTACGCGTCGCGCTACATCGGGGCTCGACGGCTCATCCACTGA
- a CDS encoding CdaR family protein: MALLIDSVRRNFGLKVTAVVVSVALWFTLNYFGSSQDVFSKTLELPLAVRGLGAGFVAAPQVETVRVDLSGPRPDVESATVSDLSAFVDCSGRQTGVYSFAVNVVGRDADKVKVVTPDQAVVSIDRYAFRAVPVLARGAGGTLLANAVVAPSTIEVAGGASTVAKVVAVQVVVPEPGALPAGFAAVMKPDPIDGALQPVRGVTVLGVVRVTAPTGSTSPDLGTTPK, translated from the coding sequence ATGGCGCTGCTGATCGATTCGGTAAGACGCAACTTCGGCCTTAAGGTGACGGCCGTCGTCGTCTCGGTCGCGCTGTGGTTCACGCTGAACTATTTCGGCAGCTCGCAAGACGTCTTTTCGAAGACGCTCGAACTGCCGCTAGCGGTGCGCGGGCTCGGCGCTGGGTTCGTCGCGGCCCCTCAAGTCGAGACGGTGAGGGTCGACCTTTCGGGCCCGCGACCCGACGTCGAGAGCGCAACCGTCTCGGATCTCTCCGCATTCGTCGATTGCTCGGGACGTCAGACCGGCGTTTACTCGTTCGCGGTGAACGTCGTCGGGCGCGATGCCGATAAGGTTAAGGTAGTGACTCCCGATCAAGCGGTCGTCTCGATCGATCGGTACGCCTTTCGAGCGGTCCCAGTGCTCGCGCGCGGCGCGGGCGGGACCTTGCTGGCAAACGCCGTGGTCGCGCCTTCGACCATCGAAGTGGCTGGCGGCGCATCGACGGTCGCGAAAGTCGTCGCGGTCCAAGTCGTCGTGCCGGAACCCGGCGCGCTGCCCGCCGGCTTTGCTGCCGTCATGAAACCGGATCCGATCGACGGCGCATTGCAGCCGGTGCGTGGCGTCACCGTTCTCGGCGTCGTCCGCGTGACCGCGCCGACCGGCTCGACCTCGCCGGACCTCGGTACGACACCGAAATGA
- a CDS encoding sigma-70 family RNA polymerase sigma factor translates to MPRDIADDRLIEALGRQDVGALESFYDRYGKVAYSLAYRIVGERGVAEDVVQDAFLSVWRQAKSYRPDRGSPKTWLMAIVRNRSIDKLRSHASGANSVSIDEIPEDFGAEPGPWQQVWSDVRGTTVRDALERLPVEQKKSIELAYFSGYSQTEIADLMGVPLGTVKGRMRIGLQKLKAMLETPELGVSGI, encoded by the coding sequence TTGCCGCGTGACATCGCAGACGACCGGCTGATCGAGGCGCTCGGCCGCCAGGACGTCGGCGCGCTCGAATCGTTCTACGACCGCTACGGCAAGGTCGCGTATTCGCTCGCGTACCGGATCGTCGGCGAACGCGGCGTCGCCGAAGACGTCGTCCAGGACGCGTTCCTGTCGGTCTGGCGTCAGGCGAAGTCGTATCGACCTGACCGCGGCAGCCCGAAGACGTGGCTCATGGCGATCGTGCGCAACCGTTCGATCGACAAGCTGCGCTCGCACGCGTCGGGTGCGAACTCCGTCTCGATCGACGAGATCCCGGAAGATTTCGGCGCCGAGCCCGGACCCTGGCAGCAGGTATGGAGCGACGTGCGCGGCACGACGGTTCGCGACGCGCTCGAGCGGTTGCCCGTCGAGCAGAAGAAGAGCATCGAGCTCGCGTACTTCTCGGGCTACTCGCAAACAGAGATCGCCGACTTGATGGGCGTGCCGCTCGGCACGGTCAAGGGAAGGATGCGGATCGGTCTTCAGAAGCTGAAAGCGATGCTCGAAACACCGGAATTGGGGGTGAGCGGCATATGA
- the glmM gene encoding phosphoglucosamine mutase, protein MNRLFGTDGVRGVANEFLTPELAFALGRAGASVLAAHGERRPILVGRDTRLSGPMLENALSAGVCSIGLDVWKLGIVPTPAVAFLTRQLEAAAGVMISASHNPIEDNGIKFFAADGCKLPDTLEDEIAGHVEAHHELPRPTGKQIGTIGDRTRDVAAYADHCVALGGDLSGLTVVVDGAYGSAYDLAPRILRRLGAGVIRLHCKDDGGRINVRCGATDLTSLRRAVARHPNSIGVAFDGDADRALFVDEGGEVVTGDHVLAIWAKELLDSDELPHKTIVATVMSNLGLELAIAAMGAKLVRTAVGDRYVLEAMQRGGFRIGGEQSGHIIDLEANTTGDGIATAVRLLSLAAKAGALRALRERMQTYPQILVNVRVDDKRCVERDGVRDAIAAAEKSMRGKGRILVRPSGTEPLIRIMIEGQDESEMRTIAQSIADRIVAAAPSIT, encoded by the coding sequence ATGAACCGCCTCTTCGGCACCGACGGCGTCCGCGGCGTCGCGAACGAATTTCTCACGCCGGAGCTCGCCTTTGCGCTCGGCCGCGCCGGCGCTTCCGTGCTCGCCGCGCACGGTGAGCGGCGTCCGATCCTCGTCGGGCGCGACACGCGGCTTTCGGGACCGATGCTCGAAAACGCGCTCAGCGCCGGCGTATGCTCGATCGGGCTCGACGTTTGGAAGCTCGGCATCGTCCCGACTCCGGCGGTCGCGTTCTTGACGCGTCAGCTCGAAGCCGCGGCCGGCGTCATGATCTCCGCGTCACATAATCCCATCGAAGATAACGGCATCAAGTTCTTCGCCGCTGACGGCTGCAAGCTACCCGACACGCTGGAGGATGAGATCGCCGGGCATGTCGAGGCGCATCACGAGCTGCCGCGCCCGACCGGAAAGCAGATCGGAACGATCGGCGACCGGACGCGCGACGTGGCGGCGTACGCCGATCACTGCGTCGCCCTCGGCGGAGATCTCTCCGGCCTCACGGTCGTCGTCGACGGCGCTTACGGGTCTGCCTACGATCTCGCGCCGCGCATCTTACGGCGCCTCGGAGCAGGCGTCATCCGTCTCCATTGCAAGGACGATGGCGGCCGGATCAACGTCCGCTGCGGCGCGACAGATCTGACGTCGCTGCGCCGCGCCGTCGCGCGGCACCCGAACAGCATCGGCGTCGCGTTCGATGGCGATGCGGACCGCGCTCTCTTCGTCGACGAAGGCGGGGAGGTCGTCACCGGCGATCACGTGCTCGCCATCTGGGCGAAGGAACTGCTCGATTCGGACGAGCTGCCGCACAAGACGATCGTCGCGACGGTCATGAGCAATCTCGGCCTCGAGCTGGCGATCGCCGCGATGGGCGCGAAGCTCGTGCGGACGGCAGTCGGCGACCGCTACGTCCTCGAGGCGATGCAGCGCGGCGGGTTCAGGATCGGCGGCGAGCAGTCGGGGCACATCATCGACCTCGAGGCGAACACGACGGGTGACGGCATCGCGACCGCTGTGCGGCTGCTGTCGCTCGCGGCCAAGGCCGGCGCATTGCGCGCGTTGCGCGAGCGCATGCAGACATATCCGCAGATCCTGGTCAACGTCCGCGTCGACGACAAGCGGTGCGTCGAGCGCGACGGCGTTCGCGATGCGATCGCCGCGGCCGAAAAATCGATGCGGGGCAAGGGTCGCATCCTTGTGAGGCCGTCAGGCACCGAGCCGCTCATCCGTATCATGATCGAAGGGCAAGACGAGTCCGAAATGCGGACGATAGCCCAGTCGATCGCCGACCGCATCGTTGCTGCGGCCCCGTCAATCACATAG
- a CDS encoding BTAD domain-containing putative transcriptional regulator: MKQSELQAAVAAWKPAPKKRGKASAKPKASPSRLDSARKLAELSIAAAPDDQLIDALEAASEAFPDDKDIRRAHCRALADAGRMGEAIAEFEERLQSHPDDAEDLIDVSALYERTQRGDLAVDRLRRAVDRLVAAGDLARAIPAAKRLIGLEPSSLENATDLVSLLRAHDPKLLVEGIEHLADIYRTRGKLGQEAAACCELLSLAPGRADVKDRLASIYTRILDVDPDDGDAWIGLAAIDEPLAEQLRVILAPAEAASTRPEQNITPIEQHQTYAMRKARELMDAGDMAGAALCLERVVRTNPQPRNRLLLGRCYRECHKEQAAAEQGLRALADAQAAGDVDLADEALAWVSEALPSAKRPLTDAVFLNHRPESADALYEELRSLWDEAAELLNAAADASE, from the coding sequence GTGAAGCAAAGCGAACTTCAGGCCGCCGTCGCCGCGTGGAAGCCAGCGCCGAAAAAGCGCGGCAAGGCGTCTGCGAAACCGAAGGCGAGCCCGTCGCGGCTCGACTCCGCGCGCAAACTTGCCGAGCTGTCGATCGCAGCCGCACCCGACGATCAACTCATCGATGCCCTTGAAGCGGCCTCGGAGGCGTTCCCGGATGACAAGGATATCCGTCGGGCGCATTGCCGAGCGCTGGCGGATGCCGGTCGCATGGGCGAAGCGATCGCCGAATTTGAAGAACGCCTGCAGAGCCATCCGGACGACGCCGAGGATCTCATCGACGTCTCGGCGCTGTACGAACGGACGCAGCGCGGTGATCTCGCGGTCGACAGGCTGCGGCGCGCCGTCGACCGGCTCGTCGCGGCGGGCGATCTCGCGCGAGCGATCCCGGCTGCGAAGCGACTCATCGGCCTCGAGCCGTCGTCGCTCGAGAACGCGACGGATCTCGTGTCGCTCTTGCGCGCGCACGACCCGAAGCTGCTCGTCGAAGGCATAGAGCATCTGGCGGACATCTATCGTACGCGCGGCAAGCTCGGCCAAGAGGCAGCGGCGTGCTGCGAGCTCCTTTCGCTCGCCCCCGGCCGCGCCGACGTCAAAGATCGGCTTGCTTCCATATACACGCGCATCCTCGACGTCGATCCGGACGACGGCGACGCGTGGATCGGACTCGCGGCGATCGACGAGCCGCTCGCGGAACAGCTGCGCGTCATCCTAGCGCCGGCCGAAGCAGCCTCGACACGGCCCGAGCAGAACATCACGCCGATCGAGCAGCACCAGACATATGCGATGCGCAAGGCCCGAGAGCTCATGGACGCCGGCGACATGGCCGGAGCCGCTCTGTGCCTCGAGCGGGTCGTGCGAACCAACCCGCAGCCCCGCAACCGGCTGTTGCTCGGCAGGTGCTACCGGGAATGCCACAAGGAACAAGCGGCTGCCGAACAGGGCCTGCGGGCGCTGGCGGACGCACAGGCCGCCGGTGACGTGGACCTGGCGGACGAGGCGCTGGCGTGGGTCTCCGAGGCGCTCCCGAGCGCGAAACGCCCGCTGACGGACGCGGTTTTCCTAAACCACCGTCCCGAATCGGCCGATGCATTATATGAGGAACTGCGCTCGCTCTGGGATGAAGCCGCTGAGCTACTGAACGCCGCCGCGGACGCATCGGAGTGA
- the rpsT gene encoding 30S ribosomal protein S20, producing the protein MPNIKAAIKWTRASEKRRQRNQAVTSKLKTLGKKAGGAGATDADRTAAASAFDKAAARGIIHKNKANRKKSRLAKRAKSAKA; encoded by the coding sequence GTGCCGAACATAAAGGCAGCGATCAAGTGGACTCGCGCTTCTGAGAAACGACGGCAGCGCAATCAGGCGGTCACGAGCAAGCTCAAGACGCTCGGGAAAAAGGCCGGCGGAGCCGGCGCGACCGACGCCGACCGCACGGCCGCGGCCTCGGCGTTCGACAAGGCCGCCGCGCGCGGCATCATCCATAAGAACAAGGCGAACCGCAAGAAGTCGCGGCTCGCGAAACGGGCTAAGAGCGCGAAGGCGTAA
- a CDS encoding BsuPI-related putative proteinase inhibitor translates to MAPLPRRRQSSPFSVLLTLAALAFVIVMGLAALNREAAGEPVLPQQLSRFFDQNDPGLPAGLNYDLSVIDPQTMHPTDSLPQLGTVELRLAITNDSALPMNLDFPSALQCEFTVRRIYTFIGGWFVVPLEVWRSSYFHNYSKKPTKLRLAPGQTKVYTADWTINNLNQLQVPPGDYRVYTSFQGIKPLLVSKPL, encoded by the coding sequence TTGGCACCACTTCCGCGCCGCCGCCAATCGTCGCCGTTCAGCGTTCTGCTTACGCTGGCCGCGCTCGCATTCGTCATCGTCATGGGCCTCGCGGCGCTCAACCGTGAGGCGGCGGGTGAGCCCGTCCTGCCGCAGCAGCTCTCTCGGTTCTTCGACCAGAACGATCCAGGCTTGCCGGCGGGCCTCAACTACGACCTCTCGGTCATCGACCCGCAGACGATGCACCCGACCGACTCGCTGCCGCAGTTAGGCACGGTCGAGCTGCGGCTCGCGATCACCAACGACTCGGCGCTTCCGATGAACCTCGATTTCCCGAGCGCGTTGCAGTGCGAGTTCACGGTGCGGCGCATCTACACGTTCATCGGCGGCTGGTTCGTCGTGCCGCTCGAGGTCTGGCGTTCATCGTATTTCCACAACTATTCGAAGAAGCCGACGAAGCTTCGCCTCGCTCCGGGCCAGACAAAAGTGTACACGGCCGATTGGACGATCAACAACCTCAACCAGCTGCAAGTGCCGCCGGGCGACTATCGCGTCTACACGTCGTTCCAGGGCATCAAACCGCTCCTCGTCTCTAAACCGTTGTAG
- a CDS encoding shikimate kinase → MNVTITGFMGAGKTTAGRRLARLLRIPFVDSDVEIERVHGPIAELFEREGEAVFRVRESETIARLCEGGPLVLAVGGGAILDPANRAIMRRNGCIVNLAIKAETAYARVAHRTHRPLLGPVPTLETIRSLMAERSAAYADNDLSISVDSRSPSAIAHIIARWYKRKAAAEEPVTK, encoded by the coding sequence GTGAACGTCACGATCACCGGATTCATGGGAGCCGGGAAGACGACTGCCGGGCGCCGCCTCGCGCGCTTGCTGCGCATCCCGTTCGTCGACAGCGACGTCGAGATAGAGCGCGTCCACGGGCCGATCGCGGAGCTGTTCGAGCGCGAAGGCGAAGCGGTTTTCCGCGTGCGCGAGTCGGAGACGATCGCGCGGCTGTGTGAAGGCGGTCCGCTCGTGCTCGCCGTCGGCGGCGGCGCCATCCTCGATCCGGCGAACCGGGCGATCATGCGGCGAAACGGCTGCATCGTGAACCTGGCGATCAAGGCAGAGACCGCGTACGCCCGCGTCGCGCATCGCACGCACCGGCCGCTGCTCGGTCCGGTTCCGACGCTCGAGACGATCCGTTCGCTCATGGCCGAACGTTCCGCCGCGTACGCCGATAACGACCTCTCGATCTCCGTCGACTCGCGCTCGCCGTCGGCGATCGCGCACATCATCGCGCGCTGGTACAAGCGCAAGGCTGCGGCGGAAGAGCCGGTGACCAAGTGA
- the cdaA gene encoding diadenylate cyclase CdaA, which translates to MELPHITFGWTDVLDVVLTAYVVYVVLLLIRGTRAVQILQGIALLLVLRLIAQGLHLWTMLSIFNGLLIASGVAIPVVFQPELRRALALLGTGEFLEGRGAHHGAGTDGEVAGIVGRAAANFARGAIGAIIVIERATGLEEYVESGRVLDARISYELLLTLFAPKTPLHDGAVIVRRDRIVAAGCFLPLSEATVDRRIGTRHRAALGLTEQTDSIVLLVSEETGDIEIARAGRLTLVGKGAEDATSALLQAMAPASTAQNVSFIDRVRMLWGRADGAADRFGKTQLRP; encoded by the coding sequence ATGGAACTGCCGCACATCACGTTCGGCTGGACCGATGTCCTCGACGTCGTGCTCACCGCCTACGTCGTCTACGTCGTGCTCTTGCTCATCCGCGGAACGCGCGCCGTGCAGATATTGCAAGGCATCGCGCTCCTGCTCGTGCTTCGGCTCATCGCGCAGGGACTGCACCTATGGACGATGCTCTCGATCTTCAACGGTTTGCTCATCGCGTCCGGCGTCGCGATACCGGTCGTATTCCAGCCGGAGCTGCGCCGGGCGCTTGCGCTGCTCGGCACCGGTGAGTTCCTCGAAGGCCGAGGCGCGCACCACGGCGCCGGCACCGACGGCGAGGTCGCGGGGATCGTCGGACGAGCGGCCGCTAATTTTGCGCGCGGCGCGATCGGCGCCATCATCGTCATCGAGCGCGCCACCGGCCTCGAGGAGTACGTCGAGAGCGGCCGCGTGCTCGACGCGCGGATCTCCTACGAGTTGCTGTTGACGCTTTTCGCGCCGAAGACGCCGCTCCACGACGGCGCGGTCATCGTTCGCCGCGACCGCATCGTCGCGGCCGGTTGCTTCTTGCCGCTCTCGGAGGCGACCGTCGACCGCCGCATCGGCACGCGGCACCGGGCGGCGCTTGGATTGACGGAGCAGACGGATTCGATCGTGCTGCTCGTGTCGGAGGAGACGGGCGACATCGAGATCGCGCGCGCAGGTCGTCTGACACTCGTAGGCAAGGGTGCCGAGGACGCGACTTCGGCGCTCCTGCAGGCGATGGCGCCGGCATCGACGGCGCAGAACGTCTCGTTCATCGACAGGGTGAGGATGCTATGGGGCAGAGCGGATGGCGCTGCTGATCGATTCGGTAAGACGCAACTTCGGCCTTAA
- the aroB gene encoding 3-dehydroquinate synthase, with translation MSADIVVDGLPYPIVIAADAALTLPRLVGDRRRVIVVCDRRVADRARAIAGGLESAGFSLAEPIAIQAGERTKRLDSAASLYEAFVERGAERSTLVVAVGGGTTTDLVGYTAATFMRGLSWAVVPTTILAMADAAIGGKTGVDLRSGKNLVGAFWNPVAVVADVRSLETLPERERRTGLAEAIKCAIIADPGLLERIAAMPESASPEWWRGIVAEAASVKAKIVAADPRETGRRAVLNLGHTVGHALEAATSYRMPHGEAVAVGIRAAGLMSRTRGDWPPADHVRVLNVMRRVGLPVFARAVKADAILSGIARDKKVVDGRVRFVLPVSLGDVRHGVEVDTAIALRAIESCMSPPTGTELTG, from the coding sequence GTGAGCGCCGATATCGTCGTCGACGGCCTCCCTTATCCGATCGTCATCGCAGCAGACGCGGCGCTGACGCTGCCAAGACTCGTCGGCGATCGACGCCGGGTTATCGTCGTTTGCGACCGACGCGTAGCTGACCGAGCACGCGCGATCGCCGGCGGCCTCGAAAGCGCGGGTTTTTCGCTCGCCGAACCGATCGCGATTCAGGCCGGCGAGCGGACCAAACGCCTCGATTCCGCGGCATCTTTATACGAAGCATTCGTCGAACGAGGCGCGGAGCGGTCAACGCTCGTAGTCGCCGTGGGCGGCGGCACGACGACCGACCTTGTCGGGTATACGGCCGCGACGTTCATGCGCGGCTTGTCATGGGCGGTCGTCCCCACGACCATCCTCGCGATGGCCGACGCCGCTATCGGGGGCAAGACCGGCGTCGACCTTCGTTCCGGCAAGAATCTCGTCGGCGCGTTCTGGAATCCGGTCGCGGTCGTCGCGGACGTCCGTTCGCTCGAGACGCTCCCCGAACGCGAGAGACGCACCGGGCTTGCGGAAGCGATCAAATGCGCCATCATCGCGGACCCCGGTCTGCTCGAGCGCATCGCGGCGATGCCCGAGAGCGCATCGCCGGAGTGGTGGCGCGGCATCGTCGCAGAAGCGGCGAGCGTCAAGGCGAAGATCGTCGCGGCCGACCCGCGCGAGACCGGACGCCGCGCCGTCCTCAATCTCGGCCATACCGTCGGGCACGCGCTCGAGGCGGCGACGAGCTACCGCATGCCGCATGGCGAGGCGGTCGCGGTCGGCATTCGCGCCGCCGGCCTCATGTCGAGGACGCGCGGCGACTGGCCGCCTGCTGATCACGTCCGCGTCTTGAACGTCATGCGCCGCGTCGGACTTCCCGTGTTCGCGCGGGCGGTCAAAGCGGACGCGATCCTGAGCGGCATCGCGCGCGACAAGAAGGTCGTCGACGGCCGCGTGCGATTCGTGCTGCCCGTATCGCTCGGTGATGTCCGGCACGGCGTCGAGGTCGACACGGCGATCGCGCTGCGGGCCATCGAGAGCTGCATGTCGCCGCCGACCGGAACCGAACTCACCGGATGA
- the priA gene encoding primosomal protein N', which yields MSRIDCVDVVVDVPAARLAEAFTYLVGGSEARIGARVRVPFGGRSVGGWIVSERRAAVDPESLKPIESDEEEPRSLDPSLVRLAGWLHKRYACSYREAIAAVAGKGSSRASGALYRFVVAVDDGAGTNAEPASAEPRSAYQIFAKRFGEKPFAALAALRAMRDAGVRISLTAVLRELDRLIRARVIERVDRPSPKPQAPKTIRIIAVVHPERASNAAQKRIVAALPADGRGMPLAELVRAASTTPQTIKRAVEAGVCSMRQTAVTAELEIAAHPRTTLVPTAAQRDAIEAIGESVREGGVVLLQGVTGSGKTLVYARAIEQVRASGGRAIVLVPEIALTPQTAGRIAQPFGSRVAVVHSAMSDGDRARVWASAANGSIDVVVGARSAVFAPLPDVRLIVVDEEHEPSYKQDVAPRYDAAAVARERMRNVGGAVVLGSATPSLESYAEALGGGIRHLRLRDRATAAPLPPVEIVDMSGESGSRTRRPLGVALVGAIEQALAQREKALLFVNRRGYAGLLLCRACGYAPACRRCSISLVVHVADGSMRCHICGDAYRVAVRCPRCNSEDLKPFGFGTQRVEEEVRALFPAARIVRMDSDTTGTRGSHRELLETFGADADILVGTQMIAKGLDFPTVTVVGVVAADIDLNRPDFRAAERTFGLLTQVAGRAGRASPGARVVVQTYAPDHYAVQLAARHDYDAFAAKELALRRELHYPPFGKLAYLSVASPDAAAASGTASAIAQALRDRADGVEVLGPAFEPVAKARGEYRMRIALKADSEEDLLGSVDAARAHRIPSGVRLTAIVDPR from the coding sequence ATGAGTCGCATCGACTGCGTCGACGTCGTCGTCGACGTGCCGGCGGCTCGGCTTGCGGAAGCTTTCACATATCTCGTCGGCGGATCTGAAGCGCGCATCGGAGCGCGCGTGCGCGTGCCCTTCGGGGGCCGCTCCGTCGGCGGATGGATCGTGTCCGAGAGACGGGCCGCGGTCGATCCGGAATCGCTCAAACCGATCGAATCGGATGAAGAAGAACCGCGCTCGCTCGACCCGTCGCTCGTGCGCCTCGCCGGCTGGCTCCACAAGCGCTACGCGTGCAGTTACCGAGAAGCCATCGCCGCGGTGGCGGGCAAAGGATCGTCGCGCGCGAGCGGGGCGCTTTATCGATTCGTCGTTGCGGTTGACGATGGAGCCGGAACCAATGCCGAACCCGCCTCAGCCGAGCCTCGCTCGGCCTACCAGATATTCGCAAAGCGATTCGGGGAAAAGCCGTTCGCGGCGCTCGCTGCGCTGAGGGCGATGCGAGACGCGGGCGTACGGATCTCGTTGACGGCCGTTTTGCGAGAACTCGACCGGCTTATCCGCGCACGGGTGATCGAGCGCGTCGATCGACCATCTCCGAAGCCGCAGGCGCCGAAAACGATCAGGATCATCGCCGTCGTTCATCCGGAGCGTGCGTCCAACGCGGCGCAAAAGCGGATCGTCGCGGCGCTTCCGGCAGACGGTCGCGGTATGCCGCTCGCCGAACTCGTGCGCGCAGCCTCGACGACTCCGCAAACGATCAAACGCGCGGTCGAGGCCGGCGTTTGTTCGATGCGCCAAACCGCGGTCACCGCCGAGCTCGAGATTGCCGCACATCCGCGCACGACCCTCGTTCCGACTGCGGCACAGCGAGACGCGATCGAGGCGATCGGCGAAAGCGTACGCGAAGGCGGTGTCGTCTTGCTCCAGGGAGTCACCGGCTCCGGCAAGACGCTCGTCTACGCACGAGCCATCGAGCAGGTGCGTGCGAGCGGTGGGCGCGCGATCGTCCTGGTGCCCGAGATCGCGCTGACGCCGCAGACCGCCGGTCGCATCGCGCAGCCCTTCGGATCGCGCGTCGCCGTCGTGCACAGCGCTATGTCGGACGGCGATCGCGCCCGCGTTTGGGCGTCTGCGGCGAACGGTTCAATCGACGTCGTCGTCGGCGCCCGTTCCGCCGTCTTCGCGCCGCTGCCGGACGTGCGCCTCATCGTCGTCGACGAAGAGCACGAGCCATCGTACAAGCAGGACGTCGCGCCTCGGTACGACGCCGCTGCGGTGGCGCGCGAGCGGATGCGCAACGTCGGCGGCGCCGTCGTGCTCGGTTCGGCGACTCCGAGCCTCGAATCGTACGCAGAGGCCTTGGGAGGCGGCATCCGGCACCTGCGGCTGCGCGACCGCGCGACCGCAGCGCCGCTGCCGCCCGTCGAGATCGTCGACATGTCGGGTGAGTCGGGATCGCGGACGCGCAGGCCGCTCGGTGTGGCGCTCGTCGGCGCGATCGAGCAGGCGCTCGCGCAGCGCGAGAAGGCCTTGCTGTTCGTCAACCGGCGCGGCTACGCCGGACTGCTCCTCTGTCGCGCGTGCGGTTACGCGCCGGCGTGCCGGCGGTGTTCGATATCGCTTGTGGTGCACGTCGCCGATGGTTCGATGCGCTGCCACATCTGCGGTGACGCGTACAGAGTCGCGGTGCGCTGCCCACGGTGCAATTCCGAGGACCTCAAGCCGTTCGGCTTCGGCACGCAACGCGTGGAAGAAGAAGTGCGAGCGCTGTTCCCTGCCGCGCGAATCGTCCGCATGGATTCCGATACGACCGGTACGCGCGGCTCGCACCGCGAACTACTGGAGACGTTCGGCGCCGATGCCGACATCCTCGTCGGCACGCAGATGATCGCAAAGGGCCTTGACTTTCCCACCGTGACGGTCGTGGGCGTCGTCGCAGCGGACATCGATCTCAATCGGCCGGATTTTCGCGCTGCCGAGCGCACGTTCGGCCTACTGACACAGGTCGCCGGCCGTGCAGGTCGCGCGTCGCCGGGAGCGCGCGTCGTCGTCCAGACCTACGCGCCGGATCACTATGCCGTCCAGTTGGCGGCTCGACACGATTACGATGCATTCGCGGCGAAAGAGCTGGCGCTGCGACGCGAGCTGCATTACCCGCCGTTCGGCAAGCTCGCGTACCTGTCGGTCGCTTCGCCGGACGCCGCGGCGGCATCGGGCACGGCAAGCGCGATCGCGCAGGCGTTGCGTGACCGCGCGGACGGCGTCGAGGTCTTGGGTCCCGCCTTCGAACCGGTCGCGAAAGCCCGCGGCGAATATCGTATGCGCATCGCTCTCAAAGCCGATTCCGAGGAAGATCTGCTCGGCTCGGTCGATGCGGCCCGCGCACATCGCATCCCGAGCGGCGTCCGCCTGACCGCGATCGTCGACCCCCGCTAG